TCCTGGTATCGCATTTGGTGCATTAGCATTAGCACCATTCTTAGACACAACGCCTGAGCGTCGTCCATCAAAACGCCCATTGCCAACAGCATTTATGTTATTAGCAGTAGCTGCACTTATTTATACAACTTGGGAATCTGTTGAAGCTACTAACTGGGAAGCGGTTGATGCACAAGGTGAAATCACTGCCAAGCATTTAGGTTTATTACCAGATGTAGAAGTGGATGAAACGTCTGAAGGTTATGAGATTTATCAAGCACAAGCATCATGTATCGGATGTCACGGTGGCGACTTAGCTGGTGTGTCTGGTCCAATGCTATTAGGCAATGAATTAACTGCTGAAGAAGTAGCAGAAGTAATCGCAAATGGCCGTGGTGGTATGCCACCTGGTACATTTACAGGTACTCCTGAAGAGTTACAAACTTTAGCAGACTTCATCGCTGGCTTAAAAGAACAATAATTTCACTTAAAAAAGAGGGTCCATTGTGACTCTCTTTTTTTCAATATTTCAATTTAATTCAGTGGGGTTTAACGAACACTCGAAAAAAGTCTGGACGCAATTTCGCCGAGGCGTAATTGATCATGGTTAGAATACTTGCGTAACAATGCTTTCGGTATATAATTAAAGACGTAAGTAAACTTACGAAGTTGCACAAAATACATAAAAATGAAAATGATTTTCATTACAAAATTCAAAGGAGATTATATGAAAGCATATGTACTGCAAGCCTGGTATTTCATGAACCATCGTGCCTTTTTAACACTGTTATTAGTGATCAATGTATTGGGTACGGTTTATGGATACTATTGGTATAAAGGGCAACTGTCCATTACGGAACCGATATTTTATATTTTCGTTCCGGATTCACCGACTGCAAGTTTGTTTTTCTGTTTTGCGATAGTTGCCTGGTTAATTGGACGAAACTTCAAGCTTATGGAGGCACTTGCACTTATTACGCTTATTAAATATGGGTTATGGGCCGTAGCGATGAATTTATTAACGTTTGTGGAAACGGGGGATTTAAGTCCTGTCGGCTGGATGCTGGTTGCGTCACATTTTTTAATGGCGGTACAAGCCGTACTTTACTTGCCGAATTACCGTTTCACAAAGTGGCACGTGCTAGTTGCGGCGATTTGGACGTTGCATAATGACGTTATTGACTATTTATTTGGGCAAATGCCGATTTATCAGGTCATTAATAATTATCCGAGTCACATAGGTTACTTTACGTTTTGGTTATCAATCGCCTGTATTATGCTGGCTTATTTAGAAAGTACGAAGCGTGAATATTTGCAACAGCGCTAGAAAGCCTTTAAAATTAAGGAGAATTGTAAGATATAGAAAGGAAGTTCGAAAATGGGGATTATTGTATACTTTATCATCATTATGCTGTTACCGTTATACGCGCAAATGAAAGTAAAAAGCACGTATAAAAAGTTTTCTAAAGTACCAGCTGAAAAAGGGATGACAGGTGCTCAAGTAGCACGTTACATTTTAGACCAGCATGGTTTAACAGATGTACGTGTTGTACCAACACAAGGTTTTTTAGCAGACCACTACAATCCGGCAACGAAAACAGTAGCGTTATCAGAAGATAATTACTACAACTCGTCAATTGCAGGGACATCTGTAGCGGCGCATGAGGTTGGCCACGCGATTCAACACGCTGAAGCTTACTCATTCTTAACGTTACGTGCTAAATTAGTGCCAGTAGCTAACTTCTCGTCGAATGCATCATGGATTTTCGTGTTAATAGGTATTTTTGCATCTTCTTCAGGTTTCTTGTTATTAGGGATTGTGTTGCTTCTTGCGGGTGTTATCTTCCAAGTAGTAACATTACCAGTCGAGTTTGATGCCTCAAAGCGTGCCATGAATGAAGTGGTTGCATTAGGTATTATTAATAATGGTGAAGAACGTTCAGCGAAAAAAGTATTAAATGCAGCGGCAATGACATATGTAGCGGCAGCAGCAGTTGCTATTCTAGAGTTATTACGTTTAATTTTAATCTATACTGGTATGACAAGTTCAGACGATTAATACAATAAAAGGAGTTCGGCGATGATGCCGAGCTCCTTTTTGAGCTAAGAAGGTATAAATTTTAACACCCTAACACTGGCTAGGCATTCGCGCCAGCCCCTCGGTCATTTCGGTCCCGCCGTCGAAAGTGATAAAACGTTCACTTTCTAGTCGGGCCCTCCAATGCCTGAGGCTCACACGACGTGAGTCATTTCGGTCATGCCACATGGATGTGGCGCTTTGACCGATCGGGGCTAAAAGGGCGCGAATGCGCTTTTATTAATGAATCGGTTGTTTTTTATCGTCTAATGTAAAGCCTTCACCGGCTACGTCTCGCACGTCCATGATCGAAACAAAGGCATGTGGATCAACTCGGTGAATGATAGATTTCAAACGGACAAGCTCATTGCGCGACACGACACAGTATAAGACATCACGGTGCTCTTTTGTAAAGTGACCATGGCCATCAAATACCGTCACGCCGCGTTCCATATTTTTTGAAATTAAATCGGCAATTTCATCCGATTTTAATGAAATGATAAATGCCCCTTTTGCTGTGTATGCGCCTTCTTGTACTAAGTCAATCACACGTCCACCGACATAAACTGCAACTAATGTATACATCATCGAACGGGCATCTAAGAATGTTGCCCAAGAGATGAGAATCACGAAAAAGTCAAAGCCAAACATCGTTTTCCCAATGCTCCAGCCTAAATATTTGTTCGCTAAGCGCGCTAAAATATCGACCCCACCAGTTGTCCCACCAAAGCGGAAGACAATCCCTAGACCGACGCCGACAAATACCCCAGCAAATAACGAGACGAGCAGTAAGTCGTCTTGTAAATTCATGTTGACTTCATACTTTTGGAAGATTTTCAAGAAAACCGATACGCTAACTGTCCCAATGATTGTATAAATAAATGTGCGTTTACCAAGTAGTTTCCATCCTAAGATGAACATTGGAATATTTAATAGCAAATTCATTAATGCTGGGTCCCAATTTAGTGTAAAATATAAAATAAGTGTAATACCACTAAAGCCGCCTTCGCCAAGCTGGTTTTGCATATTAAAATGTACAAAGCCAAAGCTAAAGAGAGCAGTTCCGATGAGGATCCCGATAATGTTTTGTATTTTAATGCCCTTCATTGTTATCCTCCTAATACGAATGTACGAAATTTTGTGTTCAAGTAGTAAAAAGCTACATTTGTTATTATGTTAGATTTTTGCACGTTTTACAACATCCATTGCATAATAATAACAAGGACAGATTTTTCGGGTTTCGTTAGCGTATAAAATAACTTGTATTAGAAAAAAGGAGTTTTTGTAATGACGATTAAAGTAGCAATTGCCGGTGCACGTGGCAAAATGGGAACAGAGGCAGTACATACTGTAATGAAGCATGAAGCGATGGAATTAGTCGCCGTATTAGATTACAAAGAAGTTGGGGAGACATTAGCTGATTTAGAGCAATTTCCAGCGTCTTATGAAGTGCCTGTTTATACAGATTTAGATAAATTAGTTGCCGATACAAAGCCTGATGTGTTCGTAGATTTAACGAATCCACATCTAGTTTATGAGCGTACAAAAGCGGCCCTTTTACATAATGTTCGTCCAGTTGTCGGTACAACAGGCTTTACAGACGAGCAGTTACAAGAATTAACGGATTTAGCGAAGGACAAAAAGATGGGCTGCATCATTGCGCCGAATTTTGCGATTGGTGCTATTTTAATGATGAAATTTGCAAAAGAAGCGGCAAAATATTTCCCGGATGTAGAAATTATCGAAATGCATCATGACCAAAAGCTTGACGCCCCATCAGGAACTGGTATTAAAACCGCACAAATGATTAGTGAAGTGCGAAAAGCAAAACAGCAAGGGCATCCAGATGAACAAGAAACACATGCAGGCGCGCGCGGTGCAGATTACGAAGGCATGCGTATCCATTCAGTACGTCTTCCTGGTTTAGTTGCGCACCAACAAGTATTATTTGGAGGAACAGGTGAATTATTAACGATTCGACATGATTCCTTAAATCGTGGGAGTTTCATGGGCGGAATCGCGTATTGCGTTGAAGAAGTGATGAAACGTAATTCGTTAATTTACGGCTTAGAGAATATTATTTAGAAACGAGATGATCTTATGAAGATTGCATTAATTGCGCATGATCGTAAAAAAGACAATTTAATTCAGTTTGCCATTGCCTACCGTGATATTTTAGCGGAGCATGATTTATATGCAACCGGTACGACCGGAACAATGATAGAAGCAGAAACCAAATTACCGATTACCAAATTCCGTTCAGGTCCACTTGGGGGAGATCAGCAAATTGGTGCGATGATTGCCAATAATGATATGGATATGGTGTTTTTCTTCCGTGATCCATTAACAGCGCAGCCGCACGAGCCAGATGTAATGGCGTTAGTCCGTTTATGTGACTTGTATCATATCCCACTGGCGACAAATATGGGTACAGCAGAAATCATTTTAAAAGGGTTGCAAGAGGGCTTTGTCGACTGGCGCATCTTAGAAGAACGTAGACAATAACGAATAAGTCGATTATGCCTTGGTATAATTGAATTCAGCTTATTTTTGAAAGGATGGAGAGACGAATGAAAAAATTAAAAATTGGGATTACATGTTACCCAACAGTTGGAGGCTCTGGCGTTATCGCAACAGAGCTTGGAAAAATGTTAGCCGAGCGAGGGCATGAAATTCATTTCATTACATCGAGCGTGCCATTTCGACTAAATAAAATTTATCCAAACGTCTTTTTCCACGAAGTAGAAGTGAATAATTATTCGGTATTTCAATATCCGCCTTATGATATTGCACTAGCAAGCAAAATGGCGGACGTTATTAAAGAAGAGCAATTAGATATTTTACATGTGCATTATGCCATTCCACACGCAGTATGTGCCGTTTTAGCACGTGATATGAGTGGACAAGACGTCGGTATTGTTACAACGTTACACGGGACAGATATTTCCGTATTAGGGGAAGATTCGACGCTATCACAGGCCATTAAATACGGGATTGACCGCTCTGATGCAGTAACGGCTGTTTCAGAAGCACTGAAGCAACAAACGTATGACCTAATCGATACAAAGGCTCCGATTGATACACTGTATAACTTCGTCGATGAGAATGTCTTTAAGCCGGTAGATCCAGGTGATTTAAAGCAGCAATTTGGAATAAAGGACGAAGAAAAAGTAATCATCCACATCTCGAACTTCCGTAAAATTAAAAATTTACCGGATATCGTTGAATCGTTTATGAAAATTCGTGAAAAAATGCCGGCTAAACTATTACTAGTCGGAGATGGACCTGAAAAGCATCGTGTAATGGAGCAAGTAAAGGCTTCTCCGTATAAAAAAGATGTGTTGTTTTTAGGTAAGCAGGAAAACATTACAGAGCTATTCGCGATTAGTGATTTAAAGCTACTGTTATCGGAAAAAGAATCATTTGGGCTTGTCTTACTCGAAGCGATGGCTTGTGCGGTGCCGGGTATTGGGACAAATATTGGTGGTATTCCTGAAGTGATTGAACATGGAAAAAACGGATATATCGTCGAGCTTGGTGATACGCAGGCCGTAGCAGATTATGCGGTACAGTTATTACAAGATGAAGAAAAACTAGCTTCGTTTAGTGAAGCTGCATTATATGCGGTATCGGAGCATTTCCATGAACACAAAATTATTAAGCAATATGAAGATATATATGAAAGAGTGGTAGCAAAGAAAAATGATTCCAAAGCATTGGCAGGGCGCGATTGACGTAATAAAAAGCATTGAAAACGCCGGTTTTGAAGCATTTATCGTTGGTGGCGCGGTCCGTGATTACTATTTAAACAAAAAAAATCATGATGTCGACATTGCCACAAGTGCACTCCCAGAAGAAATTCAGGCGATTTTTCCGCAGACGATTGACGTCGGTATTGAACATGGTACCGTACTCGTCATGCACAAAGGTGAGCCGATTGAAGTGACGACATATCGTACGGAATCGACGTATTCAGACCACCGAAGACCAGATGCCGTTCATTTCGTCCGCAATTTAGCAGAAGATTTAAAGCGTCGTGATTTTACAATGAATGCGATGGCGTTAAGTCAAACGGGTGAATATATTGACCTGTATGAAGGACGCAAGCATATTGATGAACAGTTGATTTGCGCGGTTGGCATTGCAGCGGAACGCTTTGGCGAGGATGCGCTCAGAATGCTGCGTGCTGTTCGTTTTGCAGCCCAGCTGAATTTTACAATTGAGGCTGAGACCTTTGCAGCAATCGGGCAGCAAGCCACTTCGATTGAGCTTATTGCAATGGAACGCATTCAAGTAGAGCTTTCAAAAATATTTACAGCAAGCCACGTAGCACAAGGGATTCATTATCTAGAAACCTCGGGGCTTGCTGCGTATTTACCAGGACAGTTTGATGCAACGGCTTGGCATAATTTTAATTCAGATAACCGCCAAGTAGGATGGGCGTATTTTTGTTTAGTAAATGAGGATGCGACCTTATTAACAAACTATCGTTGCTCGAATAAGGATAAGCAGTTTACAAAGCTGGTATTAGAGGCATATGACTGTCTGATCCGTGGTGTGAAGCGAATCGATTTACTGCGCTTTGACCTGGACGTTCTTCAAACAGCGTATCAGTTTATGAAGCTGCGCAAACAAGAAGTAACAATTACTTGGCAAGAGGTACAGCAGCGAAAACAAGCTTTACCGATTCAATCGGCAAAGGAGCTTGCGATTACTGGACAAGATGTCATGATGTGGTCAGCAAAAAAACGCGGTCCATGGATAAAAGAAACGCTTGAAGCCGCGGTATCTGCCGTTGTAAATGGTGAAGTAACAAATGATAAACAACAATTAAAGGACTGGTTTCATGCAACGATCGATGAAGGATGAGATTTTACATCGTTTTTTAAATGCACAGGGTGAACCAATTTCGGGTCAGCAGTTAGCTGATGATTTCCAAGTGTCGCGCACTGCAATTTGGAAGCATTTGCAAAGCTTACAGCAGGAGGGCTATACATTTGAAACGCTTAAAAAGCGTGGCTATAAACTCCTTGCTGTACCAGACCGCGTAGATTTTGGTCAGTTAAAGCAGCTATTAACAACGAAGCGCTATGGCCAGCAGGTGCATTACTTTGAACGTGTGGAATCCACGCAGCTTGTGGCACATGACTTAGTACGTCAAGGTGTACCAGATGGCACGCTTGTCATTGCTGAGCATCAAACCGCAGGGCGTGGCCGTATGCAGCGTGAATGGGAATCGTCTGAGGGCAAAGGGATTTGGATGACGCTTATTATTCGTCCTGAAATTGCGCCACATCAAGCACCACAATTTACACTTGTAACGGCTGTTGCTGTTGTCAATGCAATGAAAGTAAGTTTTCAAAACTTCACACCACAAATTAAGTGGCCGAATGATATTTTAGTAAATGGGAAAAAAACGACGGGCATTTTAACGGAAATGATTGCCGAAGAAAATCGTATTCAAGCTTTACTGATTGGTATTGGCATTAATGTCAATCAAGAGCAAGCCGATTTCCCAGATGCTCTGCAAACGATTGCAACTTCCGTGGCAATTGAAGAAGGCCAGCAAGTCGACCGTGTGCAATTAGTGGCAAAGGTGCTCGATTTTTTAGAGCATTACGGCGACCATTATGTCAAACACGGTTTCCCGCTTATTAAAAAGCTATGGGAAGAATCTTCCTGCACGATTGGCAGTCAAGTACGCGCGACAACGCTACGTGAAGTCGTAGAAGGTGAAGCGATTGCGATTACGGATTCAGGTGTCCTTGAAATTCGCCAGGCTAATGGGGAGATAAAAGGCGTTTATTCAGCGGATATCGAGATTTTATAGCCTTTTGATACTCCCCGCGGAAAGCATCCGCCGTAGCGTAGCAGAACCGTCAACTTATGATGATTAACATTAAAATAATATTCTGTACGTTTTCTTCTAAAATTGTTATAGTAGCTCTAGGACAGTATCTACTTGCTTAGAACTGTACCTAGTAAGAAATGATTACACTACTATAAAAAAATCTGCCTTGATCTAACTAGACAGGGACGGAAGAAAACAAGCGTTAATAAGCAAGGCTAATAGGCGACTAGGAACCTTGATAAAGCACTATTTTGATTTTTCGAAAAGTGTTTTTTGACGCACAAAAACCTAATTGTAATTTTACAATGGGGCTCTTCTGTCTAATTTTAGACAGGAGAGCTCTTTTTTGTTTTCTTCCTCAAATAAGGAGGACAGAATGAAAACGACAGCTCAGTTTTTAACAATGAAAGAGCAGCAAGAAAAAATCGTTATGGTCACGGCGTATGATTACCCTGGCGCGAAATTTAGTGAAGAGGCCGGGGTCGATATGATCTTAGTTGGGGATTCACTTGGCATGGTCGTACTTGGCTATGACTCAACAATGCGCGTGACGGTCGATGATATGATTCACCATAGTAAAGCGGTTCGTCGCGGTGCCCCAGATACGTTCATCGTAGTCGATATGCCGTTTGGGTCGTATCACGGGGATGTCAATGACACATTAAAAACAGCGGTACGCATGATGCAAGAAACGAATGCCAATGCGGTAAAAGTCGAAGGCGCTGGCGATATCGTACCGGTCATTAAAAAGTTAACCGATGCTGGTATTCCTGTTGTAGCGCATCTTGGTTTACTGCCACAATCCGCAGGTGTTTTAGGTGGCTATAAGGTGCAAGGAAAAACGGCGGAGCAAGCAGCAAAATTAATTGAAGATGCACGCGCGGTAGAACAGGCGGGTGCATGTGCGGTTGTACTCGAGTGTATTCCACATCAATTAACAGCGGTTGTTTCAGAAAAGCTAGTGATCCCAACAATCGGTATTGGTGCGGGCGTTGAAGCAGATGGTCAAGTGCTTGTCTTCCATGATTTACTGCAATACGGCAAACATCATATCCCAAAATTTGTGCACGGCTTTGCACAAGTTGGCAATGAAATCGAGCGTGGGTTAAAAGGCTATACAGCTTCAGTAAAAGCAGAAACATTCCCAACACTTGCGCATAGCTTTACGATGAAAGAGGAGCAATTAAACGAGCTGTATGGAGGCATAAAATAATGAATGTACTCACAACAATTGCACAGCTTCGCCAAGTTGTGTTAGATACTAAAAATCAACATCAAACAATCGGCTTAGTGCCAACAATGGGCTATTTACACGAGGGGCATTTAACATTAGCACAACATGCCAAACGTGAAAATGATGTCGCCATCATGAGTATTTTCGTCAATCCAACACAGTTTGGACCAAACGAAGATTTCGAATCGTATCCACGCGACTTAGCACGTGATACGAAGCTAGCGGCATCAGTGGGTGTTGACTATATTTTTGCGCCAGCAGTTGAAGAGATGTATCCACAAGACGGTGGGATTCGCATTCGCGCCGGACGCCAAGCAGAGCTACTATGCGGGGCAAGTCGTCCCGGTCATTTCGACGGAGTACTGCAAGTCGTTGCCAAATTATTTAATTTAGTTCAGCCAGATCGTGCCTACTTTGGACAAAAGGACGCGCAGCAAGTCGCGATTATTCAAACGATGGTACGCGATTACAATTTCCCGATTGAGCTACGCGTAGTTCCAGTCGTGCGTGAAGAGGACGGATTAGCAAAATCAAGCCGCAATGTGTATTTAAATGAAACAGAGCGCACACAAGCACCGGCCATTCAGCAAGCATTACAACTAGCAAAATGCGAGCTTCAAGAAACACAAGATGTAAAAAAAGCGCTCGCACTTGCAACAAAACTAATTGAAGACAATACGGATGGAAATATTGATTATTTGTCGATTTTATCGTATCCAGATCTTAACGAAGTAACAGTAGATACAGAACAAATTGTTTTAGCCGCAGCTGTTTATCTAGGTAAAACAAGATTAATTGATAACGTGATTTTTTCATTAAAAGGAGAAATGGCACATGTTTAGAATGATGATGAATAGTAAAATTCACCGCGCACAAGTCACACAAGCAGACTTAAATTATGTCGGTTCGATTACGATTGACCAAGATATTTTAGATGCGGTGGGTATGCTAGCAAATGAAAAGGTGCATATCGTGAATAATAATAATGGTGCCCGCTTTGAAACATATATTATCGCAGGCGAGCGCGGATCGGGTGTTATTTGTGTGAATGGTGCAGCAGCTCGTTTAGTGCAAAAAGGCGACATTGTCATCATTATCTCCTATGTGTACGTTGATCATAAAGAAGCTGCGAATCATAAGCCAACTGTAGCAATTATGGGCGAACACAATACAATTAAAGAAATGATCAGCTACGAACCAGAAGCAACGGTGATGTAGATTAATAAAAAGGCGTTACGTGGATAAATTTCTGCGTAGCGTCTTTTATGTTACAAAATATTATTAGTTACATAATTTTGTAATCTTTATATTATATCCCTGTAATATACTTGAAATATTGTTTTAGTAAGATGAGTGTAGGTTGCAAATACCGAATATTTTAAGTTGAAGTAGGAGGAACAAGCTAGAATGTTTAA
The sequence above is a segment of the Solibacillus sp. FSL H8-0523 genome. Coding sequences within it:
- a CDS encoding biotin--[acetyl-CoA-carboxylase] ligase is translated as MQRSMKDEILHRFLNAQGEPISGQQLADDFQVSRTAIWKHLQSLQQEGYTFETLKKRGYKLLAVPDRVDFGQLKQLLTTKRYGQQVHYFERVESTQLVAHDLVRQGVPDGTLVIAEHQTAGRGRMQREWESSEGKGIWMTLIIRPEIAPHQAPQFTLVTAVAVVNAMKVSFQNFTPQIKWPNDILVNGKKTTGILTEMIAEENRIQALLIGIGINVNQEQADFPDALQTIATSVAIEEGQQVDRVQLVAKVLDFLEHYGDHYVKHGFPLIKKLWEESSCTIGSQVRATTLREVVEGEAIAITDSGVLEIRQANGEIKGVYSADIEIL
- a CDS encoding DUF1405 domain-containing protein, which codes for MKAYVLQAWYFMNHRAFLTLLLVINVLGTVYGYYWYKGQLSITEPIFYIFVPDSPTASLFFCFAIVAWLIGRNFKLMEALALITLIKYGLWAVAMNLLTFVETGDLSPVGWMLVASHFLMAVQAVLYLPNYRFTKWHVLVAAIWTLHNDVIDYLFGQMPIYQVINNYPSHIGYFTFWLSIACIMLAYLESTKREYLQQR
- a CDS encoding CCA tRNA nucleotidyltransferase, which codes for MIPKHWQGAIDVIKSIENAGFEAFIVGGAVRDYYLNKKNHDVDIATSALPEEIQAIFPQTIDVGIEHGTVLVMHKGEPIEVTTYRTESTYSDHRRPDAVHFVRNLAEDLKRRDFTMNAMALSQTGEYIDLYEGRKHIDEQLICAVGIAAERFGEDALRMLRAVRFAAQLNFTIEAETFAAIGQQATSIELIAMERIQVELSKIFTASHVAQGIHYLETSGLAAYLPGQFDATAWHNFNSDNRQVGWAYFCLVNEDATLLTNYRCSNKDKQFTKLVLEAYDCLIRGVKRIDLLRFDLDVLQTAYQFMKLRKQEVTITWQEVQQRKQALPIQSAKELAITGQDVMMWSAKKRGPWIKETLEAAVSAVVNGEVTNDKQQLKDWFHATIDEG
- a CDS encoding YitT family protein, encoding MKGIKIQNIIGILIGTALFSFGFVHFNMQNQLGEGGFSGITLILYFTLNWDPALMNLLLNIPMFILGWKLLGKRTFIYTIIGTVSVSVFLKIFQKYEVNMNLQDDLLLVSLFAGVFVGVGLGIVFRFGGTTGGVDILARLANKYLGWSIGKTMFGFDFFVILISWATFLDARSMMYTLVAVYVGGRVIDLVQEGAYTAKGAFIISLKSDEIADLISKNMERGVTVFDGHGHFTKEHRDVLYCVVSRNELVRLKSIIHRVDPHAFVSIMDVRDVAGEGFTLDDKKQPIH
- the panB gene encoding 3-methyl-2-oxobutanoate hydroxymethyltransferase translates to MKTTAQFLTMKEQQEKIVMVTAYDYPGAKFSEEAGVDMILVGDSLGMVVLGYDSTMRVTVDDMIHHSKAVRRGAPDTFIVVDMPFGSYHGDVNDTLKTAVRMMQETNANAVKVEGAGDIVPVIKKLTDAGIPVVAHLGLLPQSAGVLGGYKVQGKTAEQAAKLIEDARAVEQAGACAVVLECIPHQLTAVVSEKLVIPTIGIGAGVEADGQVLVFHDLLQYGKHHIPKFVHGFAQVGNEIERGLKGYTASVKAETFPTLAHSFTMKEEQLNELYGGIK
- the bshA gene encoding N-acetyl-alpha-D-glucosaminyl L-malate synthase BshA, whose protein sequence is MKKLKIGITCYPTVGGSGVIATELGKMLAERGHEIHFITSSVPFRLNKIYPNVFFHEVEVNNYSVFQYPPYDIALASKMADVIKEEQLDILHVHYAIPHAVCAVLARDMSGQDVGIVTTLHGTDISVLGEDSTLSQAIKYGIDRSDAVTAVSEALKQQTYDLIDTKAPIDTLYNFVDENVFKPVDPGDLKQQFGIKDEEKVIIHISNFRKIKNLPDIVESFMKIREKMPAKLLLVGDGPEKHRVMEQVKASPYKKDVLFLGKQENITELFAISDLKLLLSEKESFGLVLLEAMACAVPGIGTNIGGIPEVIEHGKNGYIVELGDTQAVADYAVQLLQDEEKLASFSEAALYAVSEHFHEHKIIKQYEDIYERVVAKKNDSKALAGRD
- the panC gene encoding pantoate--beta-alanine ligase encodes the protein MNVLTTIAQLRQVVLDTKNQHQTIGLVPTMGYLHEGHLTLAQHAKRENDVAIMSIFVNPTQFGPNEDFESYPRDLARDTKLAASVGVDYIFAPAVEEMYPQDGGIRIRAGRQAELLCGASRPGHFDGVLQVVAKLFNLVQPDRAYFGQKDAQQVAIIQTMVRDYNFPIELRVVPVVREEDGLAKSSRNVYLNETERTQAPAIQQALQLAKCELQETQDVKKALALATKLIEDNTDGNIDYLSILSYPDLNEVTVDTEQIVLAAAVYLGKTRLIDNVIFSLKGEMAHV
- the panD gene encoding aspartate 1-decarboxylase; its protein translation is MFRMMMNSKIHRAQVTQADLNYVGSITIDQDILDAVGMLANEKVHIVNNNNGARFETYIIAGERGSGVICVNGAAARLVQKGDIVIIISYVYVDHKEAANHKPTVAIMGEHNTIKEMISYEPEATVM
- a CDS encoding zinc metallopeptidase, translating into MGIIVYFIIIMLLPLYAQMKVKSTYKKFSKVPAEKGMTGAQVARYILDQHGLTDVRVVPTQGFLADHYNPATKTVALSEDNYYNSSIAGTSVAAHEVGHAIQHAEAYSFLTLRAKLVPVANFSSNASWIFVLIGIFASSSGFLLLGIVLLLAGVIFQVVTLPVEFDASKRAMNEVVALGIINNGEERSAKKVLNAAAMTYVAAAAVAILELLRLILIYTGMTSSDD
- a CDS encoding c-type cytochrome, with amino-acid sequence MQRGKGMKFVGDSRVKATNRMPNVPKDYSEYPGKTEAFWPDFLLKEWMVGAVFLIGYLLLTVAHPSPLEGPADPTNASYIPLPDWYFLSMYQLLKYTYASGPYNVIGAMVIPGIAFGALALAPFLDTTPERRPSKRPLPTAFMLLAVAALIYTTWESVEATNWEAVDAQGEITAKHLGLLPDVEVDETSEGYEIYQAQASCIGCHGGDLAGVSGPMLLGNELTAEEVAEVIANGRGGMPPGTFTGTPEELQTLADFIAGLKEQ
- the mgsA gene encoding methylglyoxal synthase encodes the protein MKIALIAHDRKKDNLIQFAIAYRDILAEHDLYATGTTGTMIEAETKLPITKFRSGPLGGDQQIGAMIANNDMDMVFFFRDPLTAQPHEPDVMALVRLCDLYHIPLATNMGTAEIILKGLQEGFVDWRILEERRQ
- the dapB gene encoding 4-hydroxy-tetrahydrodipicolinate reductase, which translates into the protein MTIKVAIAGARGKMGTEAVHTVMKHEAMELVAVLDYKEVGETLADLEQFPASYEVPVYTDLDKLVADTKPDVFVDLTNPHLVYERTKAALLHNVRPVVGTTGFTDEQLQELTDLAKDKKMGCIIAPNFAIGAILMMKFAKEAAKYFPDVEIIEMHHDQKLDAPSGTGIKTAQMISEVRKAKQQGHPDEQETHAGARGADYEGMRIHSVRLPGLVAHQQVLFGGTGELLTIRHDSLNRGSFMGGIAYCVEEVMKRNSLIYGLENII